The genomic window ggaaggaggagctgggacactccaggcctgtcagcctgacctcggTGCCCAGCAAGGTTATGGAACAGATCACCTTGAGTGCCATCCCACGGCACCGACAGGGTGGCCAAGGATCAGACCCAGCCAGCGTGGATTTCAATGTCTTCATTGACGATCTGGATGAGGGCATTGAGTCCAGCACCAGCAAatctgcagatgacaccaagctgggtgtgagtgtggatctgctggagggtaggagggctctgcacagggacCTGCACAGGCTGGATCCAGGGCCCAAATCCAACCATGGgaggttcaacaagaccaagtgccaggtcctgcactttggccacaacaacccctgcagcgctacaggctggggacagagtggctggacagcggccaggcagaaagggacctgggggcacTGATGGACagcaggctggacatgagccagcagtgtgcccacgtggccaagaaggccaatggctcctggcctggatcaggaatggagtggccagcaggaccagggccgggattcttcccctgtactgggcactgctgaggccgcacctcgagtgctgtgtccagttctgggcccccaaTTtcggaaggacattgaggggctggagcgtgtccagagaagggcaacaaggtGGGTGAggggtctggaacacaagtgctgtgaggagcggctgagggagctggggttgtttctcctggagaagaggaggctcaggggagacaaGGAGGTGTCAGGGCACAGCTTGGGCTTGATGATGtccaaggtcttttccagcctggttgattctgtgattctctgaaacCCCCCTtgaagcagctgcaggatgagCCCTGGGCCTCCTCTTCAGAAggtccagcagcccctgtcccTCAGCTTCTCCACACGCGCCCCAAAGCCCATCCTGTCAGTCCTGCAGagcctctccagctcctcctcactgCCCCACAACAGGGAGCCCCACAGCCAGACACAGCAGCCCAGATGTGCCCCCCTGGCCTCTGGTGCCTCTGGCAAGGGAACAGCTCGAGGCACTGCAGGGCCCTGCAGACAATTCCTGCAGCACTTGTAGGATGATCCTGCTCCCCAAGGGACGTTCCTGTGGTGCCAAGGCAGGAACTGAAATGGGGAGTGGGGCCAGAGAGGAAAGGGCaaccagggctgggctgtttgcaggggaggggacagggaagggcaaGAGCAAGAAATGTGgagcaggaaagaggaaagaaagcaaaggtgAAGCAGAGGAAATGCTCAGGGCTGTTTGGGGgtggctgccaggcagccctggctctgaGCAACAACGTCTGCAGTGGGACAGGAAACTCAGAGCTGATGGGAACAAACTTTCTGGCTGACTTGAGAGGCCACGACAAAGCTGAGAGGTTTCCCTGCCATCCCCCAGCCCTTGCTGGCccccaggggctgatggcatttGTGCTCACTCAGGTTCCTCTCCCCACACCAAGACCGTGGGGTGCTCACGCCTGGGCTGTGCAGTGCAAACAGGGGCTCCTGAGCCAGTCCTGCCGTGTGTGTGCCTGCAAGGATCCAGCCCCTCTCTGAGCTGGGGAGAggccagggctgcagaggggggATGTTGCTGGCAGGTGCATGAGGCCGCTCTGGGACGCTGCCCTGGGGTGTCCAGCGCAGGGGGGATGGatcagcccctgctctgctgctccttcccggcTCCCCCAGGGACCCTGCAGAGCACCAGCCATGCTGGTTGCCCCCACCCTGCCCACGGCCAACCTGGGGCTGCTCACGGGGGTTTTCTCTGCTGAGCACTGGCCTGGGCGTGCTCTTGAGAGAGCCTGGGCAAGGAGCCTGGAGCCCCCAGGCCCTGCCCTGAGGCGTCAGCGctggcccagcagtgcccatggcctgtccctgctgcagccccggcactgccaccccagggctgggagcgaGCCCCAGAGCACTCAGGCCCTGCAGCAACACCAGGGgcaggagggcagcggggcagtggcacgggagcagcactggcagcaccaagggctgctgctcctgggcacagctgctgtgcccCCCTGATctgcccccagctctgcacacagacattgctgctgcagctccacagaAGGCAACTAAAGGGGCATCTCTGCTGGAAACTTTGCTGGCAGATCCTTGAGTTCATTTAAAGGCAGCGAGAGCACAGCTCCTCATTGACACAGTCTGGGGCCACAGCCAAGGTGCAgagaaacaaaatgagaaacGGAAGAAATATTGCCCTTGCTTTGTGGACAACAATAAATTACTGAAGGCAGAGAAAATAACCCCAGATCCAAACCAACAAGAACTATCAAAGATGAGTTTTATTACAAGTGATTTGCAGAAATTGGCAACCAGTTTAATGTTTCTTAAATGGTCCAGCCATCAGTGTCCACACTGCAGccttgagctcctggttcctcaggctgtagatgagggggttcagggctggaggcagcaccgagtacagaaGTGACAGGGCcagatccagggatggggaggagatggaggggggcttcaggtaggCAAAAatggcagtgctgaggaacagggagagcacggccaggtgagggaggcacgtggaaaaggctttgtgccgtccctgctcagaggggatcctcagcacggccctgaagatctgcacataggagaaaaccatgaacacaaaacagccaaaggcTAAACAGATACTAACTGCAAGaagcccaagttccctgagggagctggagtgtgagcaggagagcttgaggatgtgtgggatttcacagaagaactggcccagggcattgccctggcacaggggcagggaaaatgtattggccgtgtgcagcagagcagtgagaaaggcgctggcccaggcagctgctgccatgtgggcacaagctctgctgcccaggagggtcccgtagtgcaggggtttgcagatggacacgtagcggtcgtagcacatgacGGTGAGGAGAAAATACTCTGCTgaaatgaagaacagaaagaaaaacacctgagcagcacatgctgagtaggagatgtggctggtgccccagagggaattgtgcatggccttggggacagtggtgcagatggagcccaggtcggtgagggccaggttgagcaggaagaagaacatggggctgtgcaggtgctggccgcaggctacggcgctgatgatgaggccgttggccaggagggcagccagggagatgcccaggaagaggcagaagtgcaggagctgcagctgccgcgtgtctgccaatggcagcaggaggaagtggctgatggagctgctgttggacatttgcTGCCTCTGGCCATGAGGATCTGTTCTAGGAGGAGACAGTGACAAGTCAGGGGAGACTTTCCTGAGCAATGCCCAAGCcctttctcccagccctgcccctgacactctgtgccacccaattttccttttctctgaccCCTTCCCTCAGCCCTGTGCCTGGAGCTCTTCTGGGATCTGGCCCCGTTGTTGTGacgagcaggggctgtgcccgTGGACACCGAGgaatcagctctgctctgcagaagTGGGGTCATGGGACTGCGGGACAGGGGCCAGTCCTGGGGTTGGAATTTGTCAAACAGAActgctcctgaggcagaggagctgggcagcgtctcctgtgccagggctaaGGAACGGTGATGGCCAAAGACACTTTGAGAGGGtttcctgctgtgcccagggagagcagagagagctgagcaatGCAAGAGCATTGGCTGTAACTCAGTGAAGGGTGAGGGGAGCTGCTCTGTCGCTCCatctgtccccagctgcccttcctGAGATCGAGGGCAGTCACTGTGTTCCCCTGAAAatcagcctggcacagctgagagcagagggagccacagcagagcaaagtggctcagcctttctcagagtctcagccccactgctggccaaggacACTCccggccccagtgtcccctggaaGGCAGCTGACAGCTGGGATGGCATCCCGAGGGCACAGCGAGGCTCCTGtccatggcactgctggaggagagccggCTCATTGCCAGCCTCCCAGCCCGGCCTGCCCAGAGCTCCcggggcagagggagctgggacaccccattgctgtgctcagcctgcacaggaggagccccagggctgggcctgAGCCTGCAGCTGGAAGTGCCATTCCCAGAGAGCCCCTCAGCAgcggcaggagcagctgagcagggcaaGGAGAGAGAGCCGGGCCCTGAGGaaaagcctttccctgcccagcgctgcccagcccctcccgggcagcaccagggcaggACAGTCGCCCTCAGGCCCCGGGCAGCAGGAACGGGCCCGTGGCCGCAGAGATGCccttcatctctgctgctgctctgccggcCCAGGAGGGCACCgagggccccgagcccccgggctgagggcaccgagcccccgggctgagggccccgagcccccgggctgagggctgtgctggctgcgaGGGGACACCGGAGCTGCGCTGCTCAGGGCGGTGTCTGCACTGCAGGGCAGCGCCGgcagctgccacagctcccctcagcagggctgccctcagcgctgcctccctccctccctgcccacggctctgctgctggagctggcccagccgggagctgctcctgcggCCCGGGCTCCGtccctgccgctgctgccggagcccagcccagcccctgggccagccctgcccggcagccgCTCGGGGCTGCGGCGATTAAAGAACAGCTCCCCCGGGCCTGGGCACCATGGAAAGGTGATGCTGGCTGCATCTGGAGGCTGGCGAGGTGCAGGCACTTGCTGAGGCTCCCAGGAATCCTCGGCGGGATGGTTTAAGAGCCtcaggccctgctctgccctgcacagctgagtTTCCATTCCCACCAAGCTGAGCCTGGGAGAAGTGGGAGCACAGACTGAGGAAAGCAGAGACTCAAGCAGGAATCCCATGCCCTGAATGTGCTCATGAAGAGTCCCCTCAGAAATGAGCTGGGCATGAGCTGGAGCTcggagcagccctggcccccacagcagcctctccacagcagcaggacctgccctgcagcagtcactccttgcagccacagctcccctcCAGcgcccatggggagctcccaggcaggctgagagctgcccctggcaggtggcagatgccctggcctggcaaagagccctcagggctgcaggagctgctctgcaggacagccctgggcacccctggctgctgcccaccttcacagcctgcagccggccctggcagcaggagccatcctgc from Aphelocoma coerulescens isolate FSJ_1873_10779 unplaced genomic scaffold, UR_Acoe_1.0 HiC_scaffold_60, whole genome shotgun sequence includes these protein-coding regions:
- the LOC138102035 gene encoding olfactory receptor 14J1-like, whose amino-acid sequence is MSNSSSISHFLLLPLADTRQLQLLHFCLFLGISLAALLANGLIISAVACGQHLHSPMFFFLLNLALTDLGSICTTVPKAMHNSLWGTSHISYSACAAQVFFFLFFISAEYFLLTVMCYDRYVSICKPLHYGTLLGSRACAHMAAAAWASAFLTALLHTANTFSLPLCQGNALGQFFCEIPHILKLSCSHSSSLRELGLLAVSICLAFGCFVFMVFSYVQIFRAVLRIPSEQGRHKAFSTCLPHLAVLSLFLSTAIFAYLKPPSISSPSLDLALSLLYSVLPPALNPLIYSLRNQELKAAVWTLMAGPFKKH